The proteins below are encoded in one region of Sander vitreus isolate 19-12246 chromosome 24, sanVit1, whole genome shotgun sequence:
- the LOC144513058 gene encoding voltage-gated delayed rectifier potassium channel KCNH8-like — MQKSCMCHFLYGSETSDPLTSQMQKALDEQREFKTEIILYKKSGSKFRCLLDIVPIKNEKSEVVMFLVSHKDVTENKDVDYDNESDIDKETGLEIHPISRPAGFNMERRRSRAVLYQLSGHLQKQDKTKNKLKINNSVLGANANPIPEYKVADIQKSRFLLLHYGAFKAGWDWLILLATFYVAVTVPYNVCFTAVEIREDGASAARNPPSVSDILVEILFIIDIVLNFRTTFVSTSGQVVYDARCICIHYVTSWLFVDLIAALPFDLLYAFNISVNFGVHLLKTVRLLRLLRLLQKLDRYSQYSAVVLTLLMSTFALLGHWMACIWYLIGRSEIESNSPASWDIGWLHELAKRLGTPYFLAPLTSLLGVSDSPQGTMTAGLTNSSQWNGSGLEPLTGAGLLGLGQWNGTRTRARTPSGSGTTLSGGPSVRSSYVTSLYFALSSLTSVGFGNVSANTDSEKIFSICTMLIGALMHAVVFGNVTAIIQRMYSRRSLYHTRTKDLKDFIRVHRLPKALEQRMMECFQTTWSVNNGIDVSELLKDFPDELRADIAMHLNNELLQLPLFESASRGCLRSLSLIIKTSFCAPGEFLIRQGDALQAIYFVCSGSMEVLKDNTVLAILGRGDLIGSDCLTQEEVIKTNACVKALTYCDLQYISLKGLREVLCLYSDYAQKFITEIQHDLTYNLREGHSTEAGCESNGGIMKKLPSIKEDEEGSGSEGENSPLPKMPPPSRLGRGLRSPLLPARTFRPVSNRTRPASLQIPGVSFSCQQPDLSPRFLDAIEAENQSVHDRNLDFSPTASQSFLPIPDSAASGAHDDGNTMQTIAKLKHEMSVLSRQVTAVSQELQEMTSLLKPLFHNPSTLLMASTVARPPSVSSYSCSPAPPLFTQHAPVDCSDNHNPPSVLVPEPPSPQPSMTELLQGELDPIQCPPSQILTSRYPPVSHHSAAPSLNSSSHEHTVVPHPSSISSLSSSSHPSSITPLLADLSGPDSQQPQSRLLLVSQSESQFTSSSYPRTLSQSQLQPLLQPSSMASHPGEPLLDLQEWSGGEHTTQLSFINEGQPPM, encoded by the exons ATGCAGAAGAGCTGCATGTGTCACTTCCTGTATGGTAGCGAGACCAGCGACCCCCTCACCTCACAGATGCAGAAAGCTCTGGATGAACAACGGGAGTTCAAGACTGAGATCATTCTGTACAAGAAGAGTG GGTCCAAGTTCCGGTGTCTGCTGGATATTGTGCCCATAAAGAACGAGAAGAGTGAAGTAGTTATGTTCCTGGTCTCACATAAGGATgtcacagaaaataaagacGTGGACTATGACAATGAATCTGACATTG ATAAGGAAACCGGCCTGGAGATCCACCCCATCAGCCGCCCTGCAGGCTTCAACATGGAGCGCCGCCGCAGTCGGGCCGTCCTCTACCAGCTGTCTGGACACCTACAGAAACAGGACAAAACCAAGAACAAGCTGAAGATCAACAAT AGTGTTCTCGGAGCCAACGCGAACCCAATCCCAGAGTACAAGGTGGCGGACATCCAGAAGTCCCgtttcctcctccttcactACGGTGCGTTTAAGGCTGGCTGGGATTGGCTCATCTTGTTGGCCACATTCTACGTCGCCGTCACCGTTCCCTACAACGTCTGCTTCACTGCTGTGGAGATACGAGAGGACGGCGCCTCAGCGGCACGTAACCCTCCAAGTGTCAGTGACATCTTGGTGGAGATACTTTTTATCATCG ATATCGTGCTGAACTTCCGGACAACCTTCGTGAGCACGTCTGGTCAGGTCGTGTACGACGCCCGCTGCATTTGCATTCACTATGTCACATCTTGGCTGTTTGTCGATCTGATCGCCGCCTTGCCCTTTGACCTGCTCTACGCCTTCAATATCAGTGTG AACTTTGGGGTTCACCTGCTGAAGACGGTGCGCCTCCTCCGCCTCTTGCGCCTCCTACAGAAGCTTGACCGTTACTCCCAGTACAGCGCCGTAGTCCTCACCCTGCTCATGTCCACGTTCGCCCTGCTGGGCCACTGGATGGCCTGCATCTGGTACCTCATCGGACGCAGCGAGATCGAAAGTAATAGCCCCGCCTCCTGGGATAtag GCTGGCTTCATGAACTGGCCAAACGCTTGGGAACGCCATACTTCCTGGCACCACTGACCTCCCTGTTGGGAGTCTCTGATTCGCCTCAAGGCACCATGACAGCAGGATTGACCAATTCCAGCCAGTGGAACGGCTCGGGGTTGGAGCCGCTGACTGGGGCGGGTTTGCTGGGTTTAGGCCAATGGAATGGCACTAGGACCAGAGCGAGGACGCCCAGCGGCTCGGGCACGACACTGAGCGGTGGCCCGTCCGTCAGGAGCTCCTATGTGACGTCGCTGTACTTTGCTCTGAGCAGTCTGACCAGCGTGGGCTTCGGCAACGTCTCAGCCAACACAGACTCTGAGAAGATCTTCTCCATCTGCACCATGCTGATTGGAG CATTAATGCATGCTGTAGTGTTTGGTAATGTGACTGCCATCATCCAGAGGATGTACTCACGGCGCTCCCTCTACCACACCCGCACCAAGGACCTGAAGGACTTTATCCGGGTGCACCGGCTGCCCAAAGCCCTTGAGCAACGCATGATGGAATGTTTCCAGACGACCTGGTCTGTCAACAACGGTATCGACGTCAGTGAG CTGCTGAAGGACTTCCCAGATGAGCTAAGGGCCGACATCGCCATGCATCTGAATaatgagctgctgcagctgccgcTCTTTGAATCGGCCAGCAGGGGGTGTCTGCGCTCCCTCTCCCTCATCATCAAGACCTCCTTTTGCGCTCCCGGGGAGTTCCTCATACGTCAGGGTGATGCCCTCCAGGCTATCTACTTCGTATGTTCAGGCTCCATGGAAGTACTGAAGGATAACACTGTGCTGGCCATTCTGg GTCGGGGTGACCTGATTGGCTCCGACTGTCTGACCCAGGAGGAAGTAATTAAGACCAACGCCTGTGTGAAGGCCCTGACCTACTGTGACCTGCAGTACATCAGCCTGAAAGGCCTCCGCGAGGTGCTCTGTCTCTATTCTGACTACGCCCAGAAGTTCATCACTGAGATCCAGCATGACCTGACGTACAACCTCCGGGAGGGACACAGCACAGAG GCAGGCTGCGAGAGCAACGGAGGGATCATGAAGAAGCTTCCATCCATCaaggaggacgaggagggaTCAGGGTCCGAGGGTGAGAACTCCCCACTCCCCAAGATGCCTCCCCCGAGCAGACTGGGCAGAGGCCTGCGCTCCCCGCTGCTGCCAGCGAGAACCTTTAGACCGGTGAGCAATCGCACCCGGCCTGCCAGCCTGCAGATCCCTGGGGTGAGCTTCAGCTGCCAGCAGCCGGACCTCAGCCCTCG GTTTCTAGATGCGATCGAGGCAGAAAACCAAAGTGTTCATGACCGGAATTTAGATTTTTCTCCCACTGCATCTCAAAGTTTTCTTCCCATCCCTGATTCAGCTGCCTCAG GGGCCCATGATGACGGTAACACCATGCAGACTATCGCTAAGCTAAAACACGAG ATGAGCGTCCTCTCCCGCCAGGTGACGGCCGTCAGTCAGGAGCTGCAAGAAATGACAAGTCTTCTCAAACCCCTCTTCCACAACCCCTCCACACTACTGATGGCCAGCACCGTGGCTCGGCCTCCCAGCGTGTCGTCATACAGCTGCTCCCCGGCCCCACCCCTTTTTACCCAACACGCACCTGTGGATTGCTCGGACAATCACAATCCTCCATCCGTCCTGGTACCTGAACCGCCCTCTCCTCAGCCGAGCATGACGGAGCTGTTACAAGGAGAGTTGGATCCGATTCAGTGTCCCCCCTCCCAAATCCTCACCTCCCGTTATCCCCCAGTCTCCCATCACTCGGCTGCCCCGTCACTCAACAGCTCATCCCATGAGCACACAGTTGTGCCAcatccctcctccatctcctctctttcttcatcaagccatccatcatccatcactCCCCTTTTGGCAGACTTATCAGGACCCGATAGTCAGCAGCCTCAATCCCGTCTCCTGCTCGTGTCCCAGTCTGAGTCCCAGTTCACATCCTCGTCTTATCCCCGTACCCTTTCCCAGTCTCAGCTCCAGCCCCTTCTCCAGCCCTCCAGCATGGCCTCACACCCCGGAGAACCCCTACTGGACCTGCAGGAGTGGAGTGGGGGGGAGCACACCACCCAGCTCAGCTTCATCAACGAAGGACAGCCCCCGATGTGA